One region of Oxalobacteraceae bacterium OTU3CAMAD1 genomic DNA includes:
- a CDS encoding nuclear transport factor 2 family protein has product MKTTFIKALFFAAIIAGAGLTAQAQAANGQPMSKPIYVQEYKAIVEVLNKYNDGCKQAKSSIMKPAFSEQATIFGVDAKGKLMGGPIQGLFDAIDKPPFRPSPEAQGVIVSIDIVGIAASARVDTDDVSGFSFTDFFHLLKVDGKWTVVSKIYHTHVAP; this is encoded by the coding sequence ATGAAAACAACTTTTATCAAAGCCTTGTTCTTCGCGGCAATCATTGCTGGCGCGGGCCTGACTGCCCAGGCACAGGCTGCCAACGGTCAACCCATGAGCAAACCTATTTACGTGCAAGAATACAAAGCCATCGTCGAGGTGCTGAACAAGTACAACGACGGCTGCAAACAGGCAAAGAGCAGCATCATGAAGCCGGCCTTCAGCGAGCAGGCGACCATCTTCGGCGTCGATGCCAAGGGCAAACTGATGGGCGGTCCGATCCAGGGGCTGTTCGACGCCATCGACAAACCGCCATTCCGCCCTTCACCCGAAGCCCAGGGTGTCATCGTCAGCATCGACATCGTCGGCATCGCCGCCAGCGCGCGCGTCGACACCGACGATGTCTCCGGTTTCTCCTTCACCGACTTCTTCCACCTGCTGAAGGTCGACGGCAAGTGGACCGTGGTCAGCAAGATCTACCACACCCACGTCGCGCCCTGA
- a CDS encoding glyoxalase/bleomycin resistance/extradiol dioxygenase family protein produces the protein MNKQVIFNLAVKDLDKSKAFFSALGFGFKPEFSSEQAAYMVIVDDSIHAMLMTETFFQSLIDKPLAQAREANEVIICLSCESRDEVDSLIAKAVAAGGRTPHPPEDHGFMYDQGFEDLDGHLWNLVWTAPQA, from the coding sequence ATGAACAAACAAGTGATCTTCAACCTCGCGGTCAAGGACCTCGACAAGTCCAAAGCGTTCTTTTCCGCTCTGGGCTTTGGCTTCAAGCCAGAATTTAGCAGCGAGCAAGCGGCCTACATGGTCATCGTGGACGACAGCATTCATGCCATGCTCATGACCGAAACCTTCTTCCAGTCCTTGATCGACAAACCCCTCGCGCAAGCCAGGGAAGCCAATGAAGTCATCATCTGCCTGAGCTGCGAGAGCCGCGACGAGGTGGACAGCCTGATCGCCAAAGCGGTCGCCGCCGGCGGGCGCACGCCGCACCCGCCGGAGGATCACGGCTTTATGTACGACCAGGGCTTCGAGGATCTGGACGGCCACCTGTGGAACCTCGTGTGGACGGCGCCCCAGGCCTGA